The DNA sequence TGCCCCTAAGTAAGCACCTGATTGGATATTTGACTACTTTTCCTGGCAGAAAGGCcagatttcatttaaaattggTTGGTTTCTGCTACAGACTAGTCCATAACTTGTCAATTGTGGTTAAGTGGGAGCTTTGAGAAGGCCAATCAAGAAGCTTAAAATTAGTCCACTTTAGCCAATTGACAACTGGTTTAGATGATTACTTTAGGCGATTGTTACGAACACATGAATATACCCAAATTCAGCCATCTAGCTGTGAATTTAAGGTGAAACTGAAGAATTTAGAGGTTATTTGGTTTCCTTATTGTTCTGTCTGCCTTTTGCAATGTACCAGTGCCACTGGCATCAACAAAGCCAGACACCATAatactgccactaccatgcCTAATAATTGGTacagtgttcttaggtttgacTCTTCTGAACAAACGTCCTCCAAGCAATCCTCAATCTTTGTATCATCTGAGCTTACAACTTTCTCCAGAAGGCATTTGGCCTATCCATGTGGCCAGCTGCAAACATCAGTCAAGCATGAAGGTGTTTATTTTGGAGCAGGGGCTTCTTTTCTGATTTACACTCCATTGGTCCGTGGTGATGGCTGTCCAAGTGGACAGTGATGCTTGTCTTTCAGAAGTTGACAGGCTTGTGTTTCTATGGTTTGTGAGATATTCCTGAACATCCTAAACAACACTCAAACGGGTTTTCTTTAAGACCTCGGCAAAGTGAGGACTTGTCTGAATAACTTGTGCTTGCATAGAGTTATTTGCATTGCTAATCTTAGAATCTGTGGCTGTTCAGAAATAGTTCTCTAAATTGTGTATATCTACTATTATCCTTCTCAGATCTTCACTGGGTTTCTTGGAATGTCCCGTTGTTCTCAGCAAAGGTCAACCTCTCAAATAAATACGTTGCTGATAGAGAAATAACCATCTCAATCCTCAGAACTTATTAGGCCTTGTGAAGATTCTTCAGCACCGCTTATTAATAGAGATAAGTAAATACATGTCTGTATTTCAgcctgtgtggattagagaaatcAACAGTAACTTCATACATGTGCACCCAgttcctttttttaaacacatagtTGGTGTTTTATAACCATTTCACCCTCGACTAAGGACAGATCAACTACATCATTAAATTAATATGTCATTAATGCccatgatgatggatggaaactTCTGAGCAGGCCTGTTATTTTTTGGGGGGCtataaaacacaagaaaacacgTTTAAATCATGAACTACTAAACAGGTTACCGTGCTGTTGCTGGAGTTCTTGGTGAAGCTGATGGAGGCGTAGGAAGCATCATTTTCTAGCTCAACCTGCAGAAAGCAGAAACATCTCACTAACAAGACGATGTGCACAGACCCCGCTACTTCTCCAAAAAAAATGTGTGTCTCAAGATAGTTCACTCTTCTTCACTTCTTGTTTAACATTTTGCTGATTCTGTCTCAGGGTTACATTTTTGGGGAGATTGCATTTTACCTCATGTTGCTGATTTTCACTTGCAGCCCCTGGAGGTCTAAGGGTTGGAGCCTGTAAATATGAACAGGTTAATTTGGGTGAGTTATTGCATATGTTATGTGGGATATTTTACAACCAAAGTATTACAGCTGAcctataggggttggacaatgaaactgaaacctgtcattttagtgtgggaggtttcatggctaaactggaccagcctggtagccagtcttcattgattgcacattgcaccagtaagagcagagtgtgaaggttcaattagcagggtaagagcacagttttgctcaaaatattgaaatgcacacaacattatgggtgacataccagagttcaaaagaggacaaattgttggtgcacatcttgctggcgcatctgtgaccaagacagcaagtctttgtgatgtatcaagagccacggtatccagggtaatgtcagcataccaccaagaaggacgaaccacatccaacaggattaactgtggacgcaagaggaagctgtctgaaagggatgtttgggtgctaacccggattgtatccaaaaagtgaagcatgggggtggatcagtgatggtttgggctgccatatcatggcattcccttggcccaatacttgtgctagatgggcgcgtcactgctaaggactaccgaaccattcttgaggaccatgtgcatccaatggttcaaacattgtatcctgaaggcggtgccgtgtatcaggatgacaatgcaccaatacacacagcaagactggtgaaagattggtttgatgaacatgaaagtgaagttgaacatctcccatggcctgcacagtcaccagatctaaacattattgagccactttggggtgttttggaggagcgagtcaggaaacgttttcctccaccagtatcacgtagtgacctggccactatcctgcaagaagaatggcttaaaatccctctgaccactgtgcaggacttgtatatgtcattcccaagacgaattgacgctgtattgggcataaaaggaggccctacaccatactaataaattattgtggtctaaaaccaggtgtttcagtttccttgtccaacccctgtattttctgAGTAAAGGTTGCTGCTTTAGTTCAGTGCACAAACTTGGATAAACAAATGTAAGCAAACACATCAACCCcactttaaaactgaattacGTGCATGAAAGTATTTTTGAGTTGACAGTGTGTCGGAGATCAGCTGATTatatttgaaagctgtttttcattttcatttttcatttaatggAATTTTTAGCAAAGCAGCAATGAGCTGAATATACCTTTAGTTATGCACTTTCTGTGCATTTTATAAAGCAAATCACATTTCAGACAAGATCAGTTTGCAAACTCACATCACTGGaatttttctcagttttgttgCCTGAAAAATGTAGAAGATTTCAGATCAGCGTCTAAAATTTCGTCAGAAAGTAAATTCTGTTTGACtgaatgtcttattttttttaatataatctcTCACCTTTAGATTTCTTTAACAGGACGAAGACAACAGCTGTTACCAAGGCCACTAGAACCAGAGGCAGAGTGATGTACAACCACAGCAAATCTGGAAAGAAAAGGTTACAACAATAGAAAGACGGGTTATCGTTGATCAAACTGTATTTGAGAATGTCTGTGTGATATAAGCTTTGgtcaaataaattattgtaataACAGAATTAATGCAAAAAGATAGTATCTAAATCAAAAGACTTCTACAGAAAGTTGaattatttaaagctttaaaacacGTGGTTCATTTGGTTAAAAGCGTCAATAAATATGAACAGGTAAGACTTATCTGGTTCCACATTCCTACAACACACTTTTTGCACCTTTGGATTTGTTGTCTGGTGTTTCTTCTAGTTTAGGTGTACCTGATGGTGTGAccgttgttttttctttgtcttaaaaAAGGAACATAAGTCAACAACATTTACTCAATGTAATTAATATGTTTAGGAGAGTGTTTTAACAGGTGGTAATAATTTCTCACCTGATGAACGAGAGCTGAAGTTAAAAAGCTGCACCTTATCATATCTTGTCTTCACTTCACAGCTGAACCAGTTAAACCTTGATGTGAAAGTGTAATGAGATGTCTGGAAGTTGAGAGCAGCAGAGCAGGAAGATGATGATTCTTTTAACTCTTGGTTATCTTTATCCACATCTTTCCCTTTAAACAACCACTTCACTGTGTGTTTACATTGTTCATCTGTCAACACAGAGCAGTTTAATGTCACtctgtcctggttctgatgttctGTCACTGAGGATGATttgaaagagaaaagcagagtaAATATGGTTACTTCcgtttttaaaatcattataaAACATCTGCCAGCAGGTTGTCAGTAAAAGCTAAAGctgaaaatattattagtaCTTACATTTAACAAGAGAAAGATGAACTCCAGCATCTGGACCTGACTGTGTTCCTGATATAAACTGTCTGCAGGTGTACTGACCAACATCCTCAGCTGTGACTTTCTTAAGAACCAGAGAACAGTCTGCAGAAACACTCAGTCTGTCTGATGTGGTTTGTTTAACCTGTCCAAGATTAATTAACTCTACAGATGTTTGTCCTAATTTACTGTAGATCCAGGTGGTAGTGTCACAGTTCCTGTGACCTGCAGCCACATTTTTACAAGGCAAAGTGACATCGTCTCCAGCTTTGACAgtgaagaagaggaagaggtcTTCATTTCTGCTTAGAGCTCCTGATGACACAGAAGCAGAAATGCTCACATAAGAactttatataaacaaaaaccGTATATTTAACACTTTATATACTCAGATTATCAACAGGGAGCTGAACTCAGGGTCTGCCTTATGAAGCTAACAACATGATGCATTTATTAAACAGTTATGTTAATGCTGAAATAAGGAGAATTTAATAAATAGATGTAAAGAACCTGACCTGTAAACTGCAACAACAGGATGAAAAAtaccaacattttcctccatcTAGATTCCTCCATGTTTCTCTCTGCTTCATCGCCTCTCTCTGCTTCCTGTGTAACTCTGAACTGGAGCTTTTAAGTCACAATAGTTCTACTTCCTGTAACTAGTGAGACTTTAACTTCCTTAATTTAAGCTGCTTCATGCCACAGCCTGTGGTTTCTTTGCATTTCTtataaaacacaagaaaacacgTTTAAATCATGAACTACTAAACAGGTTATCGTGCTGTTGCTGGATTTCTTGGTGAAGCTGATGGAGGCGTAGGAAGCATCATTTTCCAGCTCAACCTGCAGAAAGTAGAAACATCTCACTAACAAGTCGATGCGCACAGACCTTCTATACTTCTCCAAAAAAAACGTGTGTCTCAAGATAGTTCACTCTTCTTCACTTCTTGTTTAACATTTTGCTGATTCTGTTTCAGGGTAGCGTGCAGTCACATCTAAGTTCTGCTTTATTTATGAATGACGTTTCAAAACAAGTGTCATTTACATTTTTGGGGAGATTGCATTTTACCTCATGTTGCTGATTTTCACTCGCAGCCCCTGGAGGTCTAAGGTTATGTTAATGCTGAAATAAGGAGAATTTATTAAACAATAGATTTACAGAACATGACCTGTAAACTGCAGCAACAGGATGAAAAAtaccaacattttcctccatgTTTCTCTCTGCTTCATCGCCTTTCTCTGCTTAATTCTGAACTGGAGCTTTTAAGTCACAATAGTTCTACTTCCTGTAACTAATGAGACTTTAACTTCCTTAATTTATGCTGCTTCATGCCACAGCATGTGGTTTCTTGCATTTCTCATCCTTAAAACAAACATGAGCTGCTGTGAATTTACATCACAAATGGACCCAGTTAACTTGAGTTTAATTCTGCATCAGCTTTGTTCAACACTTTTTATATCAGATGGGGAATTTACTCTTTATGTTCAAATGAACCAACACTTACACTCAATATTAACGGGAAAAAAAATCCTACAGAAGCCAACCAAAGCGGCCAGCGCCCCCTTGTGTTCATCATGAAGAATTACTACTGGACCAAGCAAATTTCAAGCTGtcgttaaaaagtaaaagtcactgaaatacgtaaagtagctttacacaatgaaagtgtcacaaaataaaactgcattatgaaataaaataaataaatccttaagtaaattaaaaaaatcttgaaatgaattaaataaaataagataaaaaattcttttaacataattattgttttatttcatgcaatatttattaataatttatcaatagcagtatttatttgtttattaaattttgAATGAAATGGCTTTCCATACTCATCAACTTTGCTCAACACTTTTTATATtatcctttttatttaaatcattaaaGTGCATTATTAGTATTATTCAGTCCTAAATTATCaaaatttataaaattttttttgtaaatggtaaatgtcctgcacttatatagcgcttttagtccctagagaccccaaagcgcttcacactaaaatcagtcattcacccattcttACACACATTCACAATTACACGCTGACAGAGGTGAACCCCTTCCCACTGTCGCTTAactctttacttttctttacttttttttaactttcttttaTCATaacactgcaatgtactttttgtGCTTTTGTCACTGCAAACTAcgttttttcatcatgtaaggCACTTTGAAtagtcttgttgctgaaatgtgctaataTGAATAAACTTGCTTTGCCAATTATTGAAAAGAGGAAGAGGTTGAATGTGTGAAGACTTCTGGTTCAGATAAATTTGTGCAACAGTTTACTACTTATCTCTTCCTGTGTCTCATCAAGAAAACAGAACTTTGTGTTGAAGAATTAGGAATAAAGAGTTCATTTAGTTATTTCTTTCACTTTACTTCAGGTTGTTTTGATGCTAAATATTCTAGTCTGAgaactaaagtttgttttttgtaccTCTGAAGAggttttattctttcatttttttctgataCCAGAATAGGAAAAAAATTTGTGAAAATGTGCGAACAGAATAATGACCAGATGAACATGTACCACATGCTGGTGGTTAACTGTACATGGAAATGCCTCCACATTCTACAATTAAAGCCATTACTCAGACAACACACAGTAGTACACTGAATGTGGTCTAAAGTGTGATTTCTTGaaagatttttaaatatattgacacatatgtaaattaaaataaaacatgagaaTCAATCAACTGCAACTGAATGTTAAGAAGTTATGTCTTACCCAcaagaacaaaagcaaagattatttaattcaattcaattcggtttcatttatatagcgccaattcacaacacgtcgtctcaaggctcttcacaaagggtttagAATGGTGtaggttgttggggaggttagattaaactactgagtattagagtttggccattttataatgggctatgtatagaggcactaagtaaaataataaactgataaagtttgtccatctagagcccactggtggtcattgttatactaaaaaccacaagaattggatacctctctctgtcagactgattataaccattggaaaagagaaggggtcgcacaggtagcagaaatggagggtgtgtttgcacctcaaccataactgagccggtttagatTTAGATATCAATAGAGCAGGTAAACAGAAGTATTTTcatctattctattctattaagACCTATCTATCATTACTAGGAACCCAAACATCTTTACAAGAACCAATCATGATTCCAGTTAACAGCAAATGTTGCTGAAAAGGCCACTTTACTCACATTTTCTACCAAAGAAAAATAGGTTAGGTTTTTTAAAGTTGGtgtcaaaaaaaagaaattttcaaATACATTCAGCAACACATTTATCATGTAGTTGGTTTCCACAAGCCTTTATTTTGGAAGTCCGTATGAGTTTAACAAAAAGAGGACGATTCTTTATAACTTTTCCCCCTCTTTCTGTAGGGTAATAGATAATCCAAGCAAagcaaaacaactttaaaacaacctttaaataacaTCTGACATGATGCACATAATGCTGACAGCTTGGGTTAAAGTGTAGCAAAGACCATTTAGGATAGATTTAATGGAGGGTAAATGTTTATACTCATCTATAAGGGAAGTATAGACATGGGGCTGAGGGACATTGTTCTGTACAGGCTCCACTGGacatgaaatacaaaaaaactatgTTAGTCAAAATGAAAACTGCTGAATGTTATTGGACTAAATAAGGATCACTGTCATCTCTTTTGGGTCTAAAACCTTTAATAAATTAACAGTAAATGAGACAATCAGGCTAAAAAGAATGAGGACAGATACATTTGCTGATGTTGAGCTTCTGCTGAGTCTGACAGAGGCAGGAGGGTCAAACTGTAGAAGTTCTGATGTTTTCATAGTTCACTGGaccatcatcttcatcaagACACACctgataaaacacaaacaatataacacagcatctgacacataaaatacatataGTGTCATATATGTGATCTTATTGCCCTTCATTTAGCACAAATGTATTATAAAAACATTCCAACAGCCTGATTTACAGGTTTGCCCTTAAACAAGAATTTACTGAGTaaataacctagaaccaaattCTCCAAAATGTACATAATCTTAACCCAGACTTTAGTTAGTTTTTCAGAAAAGTTGACATATTCAGGGATTATttatgtttgacattttttagtAGATGTGATTTTTGTTTACCTAAAGAATGTCTGATTAACTGCCTGCTTAGATGATGTCTTTTAAAGTCTAGATTCAGTCCAATCAGTTAGCatacaaaatatattaattaaCTAAGATTTAATTCTAGAATTTTAATATAGTTATATTAAAATTATGAATCTATTTGTACTgtatatgttttcatttttaattactAACTACACCATAAAAGGTCCACCACAGGCATGTTTAGCTGCCACTAAGACTAATGGGAACGCCACTTCATCAGTTGATGATTAAAAAAACTTGCTCCTTATTTTGTCCTCCCTACTCTGGGAGATGAAGATAGTCGGATCAAAGTTCATTTACTCTGCAAGAGAACAGACTGAAAACATTGTTCATATTTAGTTAAAAAACTCACAGGGTTTTCATCCAGATGTGTTTTTCTCCCTGACAAAGAAGAGCAAAggttca is a window from the Girardinichthys multiradiatus isolate DD_20200921_A chromosome 15, DD_fGirMul_XY1, whole genome shotgun sequence genome containing:
- the LOC124881568 gene encoding uncharacterized protein LOC124881568 isoform X1; protein product: MEESRWRKMLVFFILLLQFTGALSRNEDLFLFFTVKAGDDVTLPCKNVAAGHRNCDTTTWIYSKLGQTSVELINLGQVKQTTSDRLSVSADCSLVLKKVTAEDVGQYTCRQFISGTQSGPDAGVHLSLVKLTEHQNQDRVTLNCSVLTDEQCKHTVKWLFKGKDVDKDNQELKESSSSCSAALNFQTSHYTFTSRFNWFSCEVKTRYDKVQLFNFSSRSSDKEKTTVTPSGTPKLEETPDNKSKDLLWLYITLPLVLVALVTAVVFVLLKKSKGNKTEKNSSDAPTLRPPGAASENQQHEVELENDASYASISFTKNSSNSTDKHKDEFDTVTYSTVKASSPDPSSLYASIK
- the LOC124881568 gene encoding uncharacterized protein LOC124881568 isoform X2, yielding MEESRWRKMLVFFILLLQFTGALSRNEDLFLFFTVKAGDDVTLPCKNVAAGHRNCDTTTWIYSKLGQTSVELINLGQVKQTTSDRLSVSADCSLVLKKVTAEDVGQYTCRQFISGTQSGPDAGVHLSLVKYEQCKHTVKWLFKGKDVDKDNQELKESSSSCSAALNFQTSHYTFTSRFNWFSCEVKTRYDKVQLFNFSSRSSDKEKTTVTPSGTPKLEETPDNKSKDLLWLYITLPLVLVALVTAVVFVLLKKSKGNKTEKNSSDAPTLRPPGAASENQQHEVELENDASYASISFTKNSSNSTDKHKDEFDTVTYSTVKASSPDPSSLYASIK